A stretch of Arachis hypogaea cultivar Tifrunner chromosome 15, arahy.Tifrunner.gnm2.J5K5, whole genome shotgun sequence DNA encodes these proteins:
- the LOC112751500 gene encoding dolichyl-diphosphooligosaccharide--protein glycosyltransferase subunit STT3B-like, which translates to MAASSKPGSPRPPPSSSSSMAQDLFNNFSFSKTLKLKTKQQELLIRVTVLTLIYILAFITRLFSVLRYESMIHEFDPYFNYRTTLYLTKNGFAEFWNWFDSESWYPLGRIIGGTLYPGLMLTAAALYWVLRFLRFAVHIREVCVLTAPFFASNTTLVAYFFGKEIWDSGAGIVAAALIAICPGYISRSVAGSYDNEGVAIFALLLTFYLFVKAVNTGSLAWALASAFGYFYMVSAWGGYVFIINLVPLYVLVLLVTGRYSLRLYVAYNCMYVVGMLLAMQIRFVGFQHVQSGEHMAAMGVFFLLQVFFFLDWVRHLLSDAKLFEAFLRITVTGAVSVGAIALGVGTASGYISPWTGRFYSLLDPTYAKDHIPIIASVSEHQPTAWSSFMFDFHILLILFPAGLYFCFKRLSDATIFIVMYGLTSMYFAGVMVRLILVATPAVCLISAIAVSATVKNLTRLVRSQSQAVQSGSSKGASTAKSSSKGVIDNSQPFQRNGAILLLLGAFYLLTRYAIHCTWVTSEAYSSPSIVLAARGAHGNRVIFDDYREAYFWLRQNTPPDAKVMSWWDYGYQITAMGNRTVIVDNNTWNNTHIATVGRAMSSYEDEAYEIMRSLDVDYVLVVFGGVTGYSSDDINKFLWMVRIGGGVFPVIKEPDYLVNGEYRVDKGAAPKMLNCLMYKLSYYRFGELTTEYGKPPGFDRARGVEIGNKDIKLEYLEEAFTTQNWIVRIYKVKPPKNRW; encoded by the exons ATGGCAGCCAGCTCGAAACCCGGATCACCACGGCCACCACCTTCCTCGTCGTCATCAATGGCGCAAGATCTCTTCAACAATTTCTCGTTCTCCAAAACCCTGAAGCTCAAGACCAAGCAGCAAGAGCTTCTGATCCGCGTCACTGTCCTCACACTCATCTACATCCTAGCCTTCATCACTCGCCTCTTCAGTGTTCTCCGCTACGAGTCCATGATCCACGAGTTCGACCCTTACTTCAACTACCGCACCACTCTTTACCTCACAAAAAACGGCTTCGCCGAGTTCTGGAATTGGTTCGACTCGGAGAGCTGGTACCCACTTGGACGCATCATCGGCGGAACCCTCTACCCCGGTCTCATGCTCACTGCCGCCGCGCTCTACTGGGTCCTCCGCTTCCTCCGTTTTGCAGTCCACATCCGCGAGGTTTGCGTCCTAACGGCGCCGTTTTTCGCCTCCAACACCACCCTCGTTGCTTACTTCTTCGGCAAGGAGATTTGGGATTCCGGCGCCGGGATCGTCGCCGCGGCTTTGATTGCAATCTGCCCTGGGTATATTTCGCGGTCTGTGGCAGGGTCCTATGACAATGAAGGCGTTGCTATTTTCGCGCTTTTGTTGACATTTTACTTGTTTGTTAAGGCTGTTAACACTGGGTCGTTGGCTTGGGCTCTGGCTTCGGCGTTTGGATATTTCTACATGGTTTCGGCTTGGGGTGGTTATGTGTTTATCATCAATTTGGTGCCACTTTATGTATTGGTGTTGTTGGTTACTGGGAGGTACTCGTTGAGGTTGTATGTAGCTTATAATTGTATGTATGTAGTGGGAATGTTGCTTGCTATGCAGATTAGGTTCGTTGGGTTCCAGCATGTTCAGTCTGGAGAGCACATGGCTGCTATGGGCGTGTTTTTCTTGCTGCAG GTTTTTTTCTTCCTAGATTGGGTAAGACATTTGCTCAGTGATGCAAAATTGTTTGAAGCATTTTTGAGGATCACGGTAACTGGTGCAGTTAGTGTTGGAGCCATTGCTTTGGGAGTAGGCACAGCATCCGGCTACATTTCTCCATGGACAGGAAGGTTTTACTCCTTGCTTGATCCAACATATGCTAAGGATCACATTCCAATCATTGCATCTGTCTCTGAGCATCAGCCAACTGCTTGGTCATCCTTCATGTTCGATTTCCATATCTTGCTTATACTTTTCCCTGCTGGGCTCTACTTCTGCTTCAAGCGCTTGTCAGATGCCACGATCTTCATTGTTATGTATGGCCTTACAAGCATGTACTTTGCTGGTGTGATGGTTCGTTTGATTCTTGTTGCTACCCCCGCTGTGTGCCTCATTAGTGCTATTGCGGTTTCTGCTACTGTGAAGAATCTGACTCGGTTGGTGAGGTCCCAAAGCCAAGCTGTTCAAAGTGGTTCTAGCAAAGGAGCTAGCACTGCAAAGAGTTCTTCCAAG GGTGTAATTGATAATTCCCAGCCTTTCCAAAGAAATGGTGCTATTTTGTTGCTTCTGGGTGCTTTCTATCTACTGACTAGATATGCTATTCACTGCACCTGGGTCACATCAGAGGCTTATTCATCTCCCTCGATTGTCTTGGCTGCAAGGGGGGCTCATGGAAACAGGGTCATCTTTGATGATTATCGTGAAGCTTACTTTTGGCTTCGCCAGAACACCCCACCAGATGCCAAGGTGATGTCTTGGTGGGATTATGGTTATCAAATAACAGCCATGGGTAACAGGACAGTTATTGTTGACAATAACACCTGGAATAATACACATATAGCAACTGTTGGGCGGGCAATGTCATCGTATGAGGATGAGGCCTATGAGATAATGAGATCGCTTGATGTTGACTATGTATTAGTTGTGTTTGGCGGTGTTACTGGCTATTCTTCTGATGATATTAATAA ATTTCTCTGGATGGTGAGAATCGGTGGTGGGGTTTTTCCTGTAATTAAGGAACCTGATTACCTTGTCAATGGAGAGTATCGTGTAGATAAAGGTGCAGCTCCCAAGATGTTGAACTGTCTTAT GTACAAACTATCTTATTATCGGTTTGGGGAGCTCACTACAGAATATGGCAAACCACCTGG GTTTGATCGCGCTCGAGGAGTTGAAATTGGGAATAAGGACATAAAGCTTGAGTACTTGGAAGAGGCCTTCACTACCCAAAACTGGATAGTTCGTATTTATAAAGTGAAACCACCTAAAAACAGGTGGTAA
- the LOC112751501 gene encoding uncharacterized protein → MSPSNGLQNGGGVCGGVGGGGSGLNYIEHQVSKLDTLAGVAIKYGVEVADIKRMNGLATDLQMFALKTLKIPLPGRHPPSPSPTPSVPNGHAKLGDNSSERRPPRASQYCMKEPLQSLRLKPPKEKVSPAMTILQKYYGLSSSIARDTSETELAVYASDNSDHSGDDWFPKTSPISDLRSNHYPKSTNLVYDLLTGNDEMHEYVPLADIGDVGGEKSDEKSVRRRQKAEVDSRPVTPEKILKEGINGGSNGFSSNGKALSMRPKSASRANLLSESESGWLDSIAVGMGESIFTDTLSGVRKSSSASSLREQEKNNSASAWPTTMWNLKPDLQAAISKPIFDGLPIPITGRRSKTALD, encoded by the exons ATGTCGCCGTCGAACGGGTTGCAGAACGGCGGCGGCGTCTGTGGCGGTGTCGGCGGCGGTGGAAGTGGGTTGAATTATATTGAGCACCAAGTCTCTAAGCTCGACACACTCGCTGGTGTGGCTATTAAGTATGGCGTTGAG GTAGCTGATATCAAAAGGATGAACGGGTTAGCCACGGATCTTCAAATGTTTGCACTGAAGACATTGAAAATTCCGTTACCGGGACGACATCCGCCATCCCCCTCTCCCACTCCGAGTGTACCTAATGGACATGCAAAGTTGGG GGATAATAGCTCGGAAAGACGACCCCCACGTGCAAGTCAATACTGCATGAAGGAACCTCTACAATCCTTAAGACTTAAACCACCGAAGGAGAAGGTTTCTCCAGCCATGACCATTTTGCAGAAATACTATGGATTGAGTTCTTCTATAGCTAGAGATACATCTGAGACAGAATTGGCAGTTTATGCATCTGATAATTCAGATCATTCTGGAGATGATTGGTTTCCCAAAACTTCACCAATTTCTGACCTTCGATCAAACCATTACCCCAAGTCAACAAATTTAGTGTATGATTTATTGACTGGGAATGatgaaatgcatgagtatgtgccTCTTGCGGACATTGGAGATGTGGGAGGTGAGAAATCTGATGAGAAATCCGTTCGCAGACGTCAGAAAGCTGAAGTTGATAGCAGACCTGTTACACCAGAAAAGATTCTGAAGGAAGGAATTAACGGGGGGTCAAATGGTTTTTCTTCAAACGGAAAAGCGTTGTCTATGAGGCCAAAATCAGCTAGTCGAGCAAATCTGCtttcagaatcagaatcaggatGGTTAGATTCTATTGCGGTGGGGATGGGCGAATCCATCTTTACCGATACTCTTTCTGGAGTACGCAAATCATCAAGCGCGTCAAGCCTGAGAGAGCAGGAAAAGAACAATTCGGCCTCAGCCTGGCCAACCACAATGTGGAATCTGAAACCGGATTTGCAAGCAGCTATCTCCAAACCCATCTTTGATGGCTTACCGATCCCAATAACTGGTCGGAGAAGCAAAACTGCCCTTGATTAG